One window from the genome of Nomascus leucogenys isolate Asia chromosome 12, Asia_NLE_v1, whole genome shotgun sequence encodes:
- the TXNIP gene encoding thioredoxin-interacting protein, which translates to MVMFKKIKSFEVVFNDPEKVYGSGEKVAGRVTVEVCEVTRVKAVRILACGVAKVLWMQGSQQCKQTSEYLRYEDTLLLEDHATGENEMVIMRPGNKYEYKFGFELPQGPLGTSFKGKYGCVDYWVKAFLDRPSQPTQETKKNFEVVDLVDVNTPDLMAPVSAKKEKKVSCMFIPDGRVSVSARIDRKGFCEGDEISIHADFENTCSRIVVPKAAIVARHTYLANGQTKVLTQKLSSVRGNHIISGTCASWRGKSLRVQKIRPSILGCNILRVEYSLLIYVSVPGSKKVILDLPLVIGSRSGLSSRTSSMASRTSSEMSWIDLNIPDTPEAPPCYMDIIPEDHRLESPTTPLLDDMDGSQDSPIFMYAPEFKFMPPPTYTEVDPSLLNNNVQ; encoded by the exons ATGGTGATGTTCAAGAAGATCAAGTCTTTTGAGGTGGTCTTTAACGACCCTGAAAAGGTGTACGGCAGTGGCGAGAAGGTGGCTGGCCGGGTGACAGTGGAGGTGTGTGAAGTTACTCGTGTCAAAGCCGTTAGGATCCTGGCTTGCGGAGTGGCTAAAGTGCTTTGGATGCAGGGATCCCAGCAGTGCAAACAGACTTCGGAGTATCTGCGCTATGAAGACACGCTTCTTCTGGAAGACCACGCAACAG GTGAGAATGAGATGGTGATCATGAGACCTGGAAACAAATATGAGTACAAGTTCGGCTTTGAGCTTCCTCAGGG GCCTCTGGGAACATCCTTCAAAGGAAAATATGGGTGTGTAGACTACTGGGTGAAGGCTTTTCTTGACCGCCCGAGCCAGCCAActcaagagacaaagaaaaacttTGAAGTAGTGGATCTGGTAGATGTCAATACCCCTGATTTAATG GCACCTGTGTCtgctaaaaaggaaaagaaagtttccTGCATGTTCATTCCTGATGGGCGAGTGTCTGTCTCTGCTCGAATTGACAGAAAAGGATTCTGTGAAG GTGATGAGATTTCCATCCATGCTGACTTTGAGAATACATGTTCCCGAATTGTGGTCCCCAAAGCTGCCATTGTGGCCCGCCACACTTACCTTGCCAATGGCCAGACCAAGGTGCTGACTCAGAAGTTGTCATCAGTCAGAGGCAATCATATTATCTCAGGGACATGTGCATCATGGCGTGGCAAGAGCCTTCGGGTGCAGAAGATCAGGCCTTCTATCCTGGGCTGCAACATCCTTCGAGTTGAATATTCCTTACTG ATCTATGTTAGCGTTCCTGGATCCAAGAAGGTCATCCTTGACCTGCCCCTGGTAATTGGCAGCAGATCAGGTCTAAGCAGCAGAACATCCAGCATGGCCAGCCGAACCAGCTCTGAGATGAGTTGGATAGATCTGAACATCCCTGATACCCCAGAAG ctcCTCCCTGCTATATGGATATCATTCCTGAAGATCACCGATTGGAGAGCCCCACCACTCCTCTGCTAGATGACATGGATGGCTCTCAAGACAGCCCTATCTTTATGTATGCCCCTGAGTTCAAGTTCATGCCACCACCTACTTATACTGAG GTGGATCCCTCCCTCCTCAACAACAATGTGCAGTGA